CGTTAGGATCAAAACCTACACACGACAGCTCCACGGCAAAACTTTGGCTGAACACCGGATCGCGAGTAAGCGACACCGACGGCTGCATATACCACGTGTTATGATTGGTCGATGACAATGCAAATGTCTTTGCATTGGTATTTGCCCAGTTCTTAGGCACCTCCTGCTCTATGTCTATAGAGTGTTGCCAGTTGAATATCTCTACTACTGTCTGGGAATAACGGCCTCCCGACTTAAGCCCCTTGTATCTGACACCCTCATCGCGGTCCTCAAAGTCATAGTTAGGAAGCTGTGGTGTGCCTTCAGTGGTGACAGTGACTTCGGGGGTGAATTCTATATCGTCCACGCCCGACATCATCGTAGCCTTGAATGTATACGAAGTGTTCGGTGAAAGCCCTATCACAGAGAAGATTCCCAAATCTTTAAGCTGAAGGTACAGGGGAGCTTCTTCACCATTGACATAGACTCGGGTCATGGAAGATATGGATTCGAGCATAGAGGGGTCTTCAGGTATCACTTTCACGCCTGCCATAGTGGCGAAAGCATCCACCTCAATTCGGAACGGAGGCATCTTACGCTGAATTTCCAATGTGGCACGCACCTCCTCACAATACAGGACCCTGACATCGACAGGTGTGCTTCCTGAAGGCACACCAAACGACAAAGAATACTCGTGAGCTCCGATAGGCTCAATGCTCACGTCTGTGATCTTGTCCCACTTGTCGGCGGCTGCATCGAATATTTCAACCTCCACATGATCCCTGAACCCCGACTCGTCACACCTGACATCAACACGAGCCTTGTCGACACCCATCGTGACAGGATATATCTTGCTCACTGATATCTCCACCGGCATAGAGCGCACATATAAGGTCACAGGCTGAGACGATTTCCCATCTGCACTCGTAGCTACAAGAGAGAATGCCGAAACCTCCGATTCGGAGGTCAGATACACCAACCGTCCGAGCAGCCTGGTGTAATCGACCGTTCCTCCTGAACGGTCAACATCGTAGACAAGACCGAGTTCCCGCAACAAGACATCCTGTCCGGAAGCAAGATTAAGCAGATCCACTTCCCCAGGAAATCCATCCTCACCCAAGGGTAAGGACAACACCGATAGCATGAGAGAGGTAAGCGGTACAGAGGATTCTACGGATACTGAATAAACTTCGGATGGAAGATTGCCTTCGGGAAGTTCCAGGATGTCGTCAGGATTCCAGGATGAGGTGAGGACCGGTCCGGAAGCATTTATAAATTCTTCAGTCAGTGTTACCGACCTGTCCCCCTCCACACCACTGACAGTCAACTCCGGGCCATCCTGTGTCTCTTCACAATCAACAGTCAGCTCATAGGTATTAGCGGCATCAGCCGATTGCAATGTATAGGCAGGAAATACAATCCGGCTCCCATCCGTGAGCTGCACATCGAGAGACAGCTCCGTCTTGCCCGGTTTCAAGCAAAGATACCTGTCTTCGTCTATAAGACAGGTGTGATACACGCCACCTATAGTATGCACAAGTGCCGATAATGAACGGAATGCCGACTTGGCAGCATCGGTATAGACCACTTTTACGAGCGAGTTTGCAAGCGACAATTTGACTACTGCCTGTGTGTCCTTATCCTTGACAACCTGTACTGTTTTCTCACCATAGAATGCCGGTGTGTCAAATCCCTCGATCATAGTGTCGCCACTCCTTGCCTCCAGGGAATAACTTCCGGCGAAATAATACTCACCCTGAGGGAAGTCGCCGATGTCTTCCCATGTATGGGAAGACCCTCCTACAGAAGAAAACAATGTGAGAGATACTGTCCCATCGGCAGGCAAATATCCTGTGTCAACAATCGAACCATCTTTACCGGCTATAACAGCTCTGCTGTCAGTCTCGACCGATATCGACAGACTGCCTGCGTCAACCGTACCCTGCAAAGAATCGGATGAGCAGGATTCCACACCGATACACAATAGTGCGGGAAGCAGACATTTATAGATGCGTTGAACCATTTTTACTGTTAGGATTGTCAAAGACGAGAATATTGAAGAGAGAGGAGACATGTCATATATTTTCCTACAATTCTATTCTGGTAGCCTTGACTGGCTCCTCCATGAATATACCGGCAAGATCAACAAATTTGTCAGGATTTTCAGTTGTCAGGTATGTGACAGTACCACCCGTTGTGCAACGCGACTCCATTTCGGGATGACGTTTCATATAATCGGCAAGGCTTGATGCCACAAGCGATCCCTGGGTAATAATCCTGGCTCTACCTGCCACACAAGCCTCGATCTTCTTGAGGAGCAAAGGATAATGTGTGCAGGCAAGGACTATAGTGTCAACCTCAGGCTCTTCGGAAAAGAGCTGTTCCACATACTTCTTAACAAAATAATCGGCCCCGGGAGAATCATATTCCTTATTCTCAACCAACGGCACCCACATGGGACATGCCACCGAGACAGTCCGGAACGCCGGAAGAAATTTGGCAATCTCGATCTCATAAGTCCCCGACGATACTGTACCAGGTGTGCCAAGGACTCCTATGTTACCGTTGCCACTCACCTTGTCGAGAGCTTCGACGGTGGGGATGATCACTCCGAGCACCCTTTTTTGAGGATCAATAGAAGGCAGATCCCTCTGCTGGAT
The sequence above is drawn from the Duncaniella freteri genome and encodes:
- the murI gene encoding glutamate racemase, which produces MGAIGIFDSGYGGLTILKEIRKALPDYDYIYLGDNARAPYGTRSFDVVYDFTLQAVRDLFARGCEMVILACNTASAKALRSIQQRDLPSIDPQKRVLGVIIPTVEALDKVSGNGNIGVLGTPGTVSSGTYEIEIAKFLPAFRTVSVACPMWVPLVENKEYDSPGADYFVKKYVEQLFSEEPEVDTIVLACTHYPLLLKKIEACVAGRARIITQGSLVASSLADYMKRHPEMESRCTTGGTVTYLTTENPDKFVDLAGIFMEEPVKATRIEL
- a CDS encoding DUF4493 domain-containing protein — protein: MVQRIYKCLLPALLCIGVESCSSDSLQGTVDAGSLSISVETDSRAVIAGKDGSIVDTGYLPADGTVSLTLFSSVGGSSHTWEDIGDFPQGEYYFAGSYSLEARSGDTMIEGFDTPAFYGEKTVQVVKDKDTQAVVKLSLANSLVKVVYTDAAKSAFRSLSALVHTIGGVYHTCLIDEDRYLCLKPGKTELSLDVQLTDGSRIVFPAYTLQSADAANTYELTVDCEETQDGPELTVSGVEGDRSVTLTEEFINASGPVLTSSWNPDDILELPEGNLPSEVYSVSVESSVPLTSLMLSVLSLPLGEDGFPGEVDLLNLASGQDVLLRELGLVYDVDRSGGTVDYTRLLGRLVYLTSESEVSAFSLVATSADGKSSQPVTLYVRSMPVEISVSKIYPVTMGVDKARVDVRCDESGFRDHVEVEIFDAAADKWDKITDVSIEPIGAHEYSLSFGVPSGSTPVDVRVLYCEEVRATLEIQRKMPPFRIEVDAFATMAGVKVIPEDPSMLESISSMTRVYVNGEEAPLYLQLKDLGIFSVIGLSPNTSYTFKATMMSGVDDIEFTPEVTVTTEGTPQLPNYDFEDRDEGVRYKGLKSGGRYSQTVVEIFNWQHSIDIEQEVPKNWANTNAKTFALSSTNHNTWYMQPSVSLTRDPVFSQSFAVELSCVGFDPNGKPIPDYTQVGKPYLDYSPIVPEIAYKAAGKLFLGDYRYDPATVTETYTEGITWNSRPSSLNGYYRYFPCEGDRSDSGLAIVEVLGKHDGETVVIASGTARLELASSYTAFSVPLTYTMFGVKASSIKVMFSASSHIGTIAEETHDVVTVSNPHTASSVGGRLWIDNVTLAY